One stretch of Micromonospora echinospora DNA includes these proteins:
- a CDS encoding COX15/CtaA family protein, producing the protein MRRIRSVKRSVRFPVSSTLLRRLALASIIANVAIVVTGGAVRLTASGLGCPTWPRCTDDSYTTTAEMGVHGVIEFGNRLLTFAVGIIALAVVLAVLAHRPRRRGTLPLAVGVLFGIPAQAVLGGITVLTNLNPWVVGLHFLASMAVIAAAYALWRRLGEPDGPVTPTVPAPLRTLAWITTAVSASVLVVGTWVTGSGPHAGDHGAARNGLDPTQISQVHADGVFLLIGLSVALYFAFRAVGAARAARAAAVLIAVELGQGVIGFVQYFTHLPAVLVGAHMLGSCLVLLATLGVLFATRERLPAVPPAPAEPVAEPVGAGAA; encoded by the coding sequence GTGCGTAGGATTCGCTCCGTGAAGCGTTCCGTCCGGTTCCCGGTCTCGTCCACGCTGCTGCGCCGCCTCGCGCTCGCCTCGATCATCGCGAACGTCGCGATCGTGGTCACCGGCGGGGCCGTCCGGCTCACCGCGTCCGGCCTCGGCTGCCCCACCTGGCCCCGGTGCACCGACGACTCCTACACCACGACCGCCGAGATGGGCGTGCACGGGGTGATCGAGTTCGGCAACCGGCTGCTCACCTTCGCGGTGGGGATCATCGCACTCGCCGTCGTGCTGGCCGTGCTGGCCCACCGCCCCCGCCGCCGCGGGACGCTGCCGCTGGCAGTGGGCGTGCTGTTCGGCATCCCGGCCCAGGCGGTCCTCGGCGGCATCACGGTGCTGACCAACCTCAACCCGTGGGTGGTCGGGCTGCACTTCCTCGCCTCCATGGCCGTGATCGCCGCCGCGTACGCGCTCTGGCGGCGCCTCGGGGAGCCGGACGGGCCGGTGACCCCGACAGTGCCGGCGCCGCTGCGTACCCTCGCCTGGATCACCACGGCGGTGAGCGCGTCGGTGCTGGTGGTCGGCACCTGGGTGACCGGCAGCGGCCCGCACGCCGGCGACCACGGCGCCGCCCGCAACGGCCTGGACCCGACGCAGATCTCGCAGGTGCACGCCGACGGCGTCTTCCTGCTGATCGGCCTCTCGGTGGCGCTGTACTTCGCGTTCCGGGCAGTCGGCGCGGCGCGGGCGGCGCGGGCCGCCGCGGTGCTGATCGCGGTCGAGCTGGGCCAGGGCGTGATCGGCTTCGTGCAGTACTTCACCCACCTGCCCGCCGTGCTCGTCGGCGCGCACATGCTCGGCTCCTGCCTGGTGCTGCTGGCCACGCTCGGCGTTCTCTTCGCGACGCGGGAGCGGCTGCCGGCCGTCCCGCCGGCCCCGGCCGAGCCGGTCGCCGAGCCGGTGGGCGCCGGCGCCGCCTGA
- a CDS encoding ATP-grasp domain-containing protein, with protein MTNHHQSTRGKPRVAFVTCAELPDLDPDDRLALGPLAARGVTAEIAVWDDPAVDWAGYDMVVLRSPWDYARRRDEFVAWARTVPALANPADVVAWNTDKRYLSELSAAGVPTVETVWVEPGQAWTPPAGGEHVIKPAVSAGSQDTGRYDLTDPEHRELAVAHVRRLSDAGRLTMVQPYLQAVDTAGETALLFLADPGGLVFSHAIRKGPMLTGPDRGEAALYKEERIDPRTATAEQRAVAEKVLATVPGGPERLLYARVDLIPGPDGAPVLVELELTEPSLFVGYADGAPDRLAGAVLAHLRRH; from the coding sequence ATGACCAACCACCACCAGTCGACCCGGGGGAAACCCCGGGTCGCTTTCGTCACCTGCGCCGAGCTGCCCGACCTCGACCCGGACGACCGGCTCGCGCTCGGCCCGCTCGCCGCCCGCGGGGTCACCGCCGAGATCGCGGTCTGGGACGACCCGGCCGTCGACTGGGCCGGGTACGACATGGTCGTGCTCCGCTCCCCGTGGGACTACGCGCGGCGGCGCGACGAGTTCGTGGCCTGGGCGCGTACCGTGCCGGCCCTGGCCAACCCGGCCGACGTGGTCGCCTGGAACACCGACAAGCGCTACCTGTCCGAGCTCTCCGCCGCCGGAGTGCCCACCGTCGAGACGGTCTGGGTCGAGCCGGGGCAGGCGTGGACGCCACCCGCCGGGGGCGAGCACGTGATCAAGCCGGCGGTCAGCGCCGGCAGCCAGGACACCGGCCGCTACGACCTGACCGACCCGGAGCACCGCGAGCTCGCCGTGGCCCACGTACGGCGGCTCTCCGACGCGGGGCGGCTCACCATGGTCCAGCCGTACCTGCAGGCGGTGGACACGGCCGGGGAGACCGCGCTGCTGTTCCTGGCCGACCCCGGCGGCCTGGTGTTCAGTCACGCGATCCGCAAGGGGCCGATGCTGACCGGGCCGGACCGGGGCGAGGCCGCGCTCTACAAGGAGGAGCGGATCGACCCGCGCACCGCCACGGCGGAGCAGCGCGCGGTCGCCGAGAAGGTGCTGGCGACCGTGCCGGGTGGCCCGGAGCGGCTGCTGTACGCCCGGGTCGACCTGATCCCCGGCCCGGACGGCGCGCCCGTGCTGGTCGAGCTGGAGCTGACCGAGCCGAGCCTGTTCGTCGGGTACGCCGACGGCGCGCCGGACCGGCTCGCCGGCGCGGTGCTCGCCCACCTGCGACGCCACTGA
- the tkt gene encoding transketolase has translation MAANRPELPALNWSDLDRRAVDTVRVLAMDAVEKSGNGHPGTAMSLAPAAYLLFNRVMRHNPADPNWPGRDRFVLSAGHSSLTLYIQLFLSGYPLALDDLKALRQWGSLTPGHPEHGHTPGVETTTGPLGQGLGNAVGMAMAARRERGLFDPEPDRADSPFRHDIWCIASDGDIEEGITHEASALAGHQQLGNLCVIYDDNEISIEDDTRIAKSEDVAARYEAYGWHVQTVDWRSGDADQGDYHEDVEALYQALLSAKAETGRPSFIALRTIIGWPAPNKQNTGKIHGSALGADEVKATKEILGFDPQRTFEIDEEVLKHARQVLERGAQEQAEWTTGFDAWAQANPERKALWDRMATRTLPTGWTDALPTFGADAKGVATRAASGKILEALAPVLPELWGGSADLADSNNTTMKGERSFVPAAHATKDFPGDEYGRTLHFGIREHAMGSILNGIVLHGGTRPYGGTFLVFSDYMRPAVRLAALMKLPVTYVWTHDSIGLGEDGPTHQPIEHLTALRAIPGLDVVRPADANETVWAWRQALEHTDRPTALALSRQALPTFDRTDLAGAEGVAKGGYVLAEASGGKPQVILIGTGSEVQLCLTARERLEADGTPTRVVSMPCQEWFFAQDEAYRESVLPRGVKARVSVEAGIAMSWRAIVGDSGECVSIEHYGASAPHTVLFEQFGFTPDRIVAAAHAALTRVGDITGFTTGN, from the coding sequence GTGGCTGCCAACCGACCCGAGCTTCCCGCTCTCAACTGGTCCGACCTCGACCGCAGGGCCGTCGACACGGTCCGCGTGCTGGCCATGGACGCCGTGGAGAAATCCGGCAACGGCCACCCGGGGACGGCGATGAGCCTCGCCCCGGCGGCGTACCTGCTCTTCAACCGGGTCATGCGGCACAATCCCGCCGACCCGAACTGGCCCGGACGCGACCGGTTCGTGCTCTCCGCCGGCCACTCCAGCCTGACGCTCTACATCCAGCTCTTCCTCTCCGGCTACCCGCTCGCGCTGGACGACCTCAAGGCGCTGCGCCAGTGGGGCTCGCTCACCCCGGGTCACCCGGAGCACGGCCACACCCCGGGCGTGGAGACCACCACCGGGCCGCTCGGCCAGGGCCTCGGCAACGCGGTCGGCATGGCCATGGCGGCCCGCCGCGAGCGCGGCCTGTTCGACCCCGAGCCGGACCGCGCCGACTCGCCGTTCCGGCACGACATCTGGTGCATCGCCTCCGACGGTGACATCGAGGAGGGCATCACCCACGAGGCCAGCGCGCTCGCCGGTCACCAGCAGCTCGGCAACCTCTGCGTGATCTACGACGACAACGAGATCTCGATCGAGGACGACACCCGCATCGCCAAGAGCGAGGACGTCGCGGCCCGCTACGAGGCGTACGGCTGGCACGTGCAGACCGTCGACTGGCGCAGCGGCGACGCCGACCAGGGCGACTACCACGAGGACGTGGAGGCGCTGTACCAGGCACTGCTGTCCGCCAAGGCGGAGACCGGCCGGCCGTCGTTCATCGCGCTGCGCACGATCATCGGCTGGCCCGCGCCGAACAAGCAGAACACCGGCAAGATCCACGGCTCGGCGCTCGGCGCGGACGAGGTCAAGGCCACCAAGGAAATCCTCGGCTTCGACCCGCAGCGCACCTTCGAGATCGACGAGGAGGTGCTCAAGCACGCACGCCAGGTGCTGGAGCGCGGCGCGCAGGAGCAGGCCGAGTGGACCACCGGGTTCGACGCCTGGGCGCAGGCCAACCCGGAGCGCAAGGCGCTGTGGGACCGGATGGCCACCCGTACCCTGCCGACCGGCTGGACCGACGCGCTGCCCACCTTCGGCGCGGACGCCAAGGGCGTCGCCACCCGGGCCGCCTCCGGCAAGATCCTGGAGGCCCTGGCGCCGGTGCTGCCCGAGCTGTGGGGCGGCTCGGCCGACCTGGCCGACAGCAACAACACCACCATGAAGGGCGAGCGGTCGTTCGTCCCGGCCGCGCACGCCACCAAGGACTTCCCCGGCGACGAGTACGGCCGCACGCTGCACTTCGGCATCCGTGAGCACGCCATGGGCTCGATCCTCAACGGCATCGTCCTGCACGGCGGCACCCGTCCGTACGGCGGCACGTTCCTGGTGTTCAGCGACTACATGCGCCCGGCGGTGCGGCTGGCCGCGCTGATGAAGCTGCCGGTGACCTACGTCTGGACGCACGACTCGATCGGCCTCGGCGAGGACGGCCCGACGCACCAGCCGATCGAGCACCTGACCGCGCTGCGGGCCATCCCCGGCCTGGACGTGGTCCGCCCGGCCGACGCCAACGAGACGGTGTGGGCGTGGCGGCAGGCGCTGGAGCACACCGACCGGCCGACCGCGCTGGCGCTCAGCCGCCAGGCGCTGCCCACCTTCGACCGCACCGACCTGGCCGGCGCCGAGGGCGTCGCCAAGGGTGGGTACGTGCTGGCCGAGGCGTCCGGCGGCAAGCCGCAGGTGATCCTGATCGGCACCGGCTCGGAGGTGCAGCTCTGCCTCACCGCGCGGGAGCGGCTGGAGGCCGACGGCACCCCCACCCGGGTCGTCTCGATGCCCTGCCAGGAGTGGTTCTTCGCGCAGGACGAGGCGTACCGGGAGTCGGTGCTGCCTCGCGGGGTAAAGGCACGGGTGAGCGTGGAGGCGGGCATCGCGATGTCCTGGCGGGCGATCGTCGGCGACAGCGGCGAGTGCGTGAGCATCGAGCACTACGGCGCCAGCGCCCCGCACACCGTGCTCTTCGAGCAGTTCGGGTTCACCCCCGACCGGATCGTGGCCGCCGCGCACGCGGCGCTGACCCGGGTGGGCGACATCACCGGTTTCACGACCGGCAACTGA
- a CDS encoding heme o synthase, with translation MSMITERPVSNPAGQSPVGTAAEAPASGRRDVRAVVAAYVALTKPRIVELLLVTTVPAMMLADGGMPSLWLVAVVLVGGSLAAGAASVLNCYIDRDIDQLMRRTKRRPLPAHTVSPRSALIFGLVLAAVSVALMAATTNWLATVLTLAAIAYYDLVYTLWLKRTTAANTFWGGICGAAPVLIGWAAVTGSLAPAAWGLFAVVFFWQMPHFYALAIKYKDDYARAGVPMLPVVASVRRVNAEIIGFSWLTVLSSLAVWPLGMSPIYGVTALVVGGIFLVEAHKLCRRATRGEAVKPMRLFHWSTTYLTILFAAVALDALL, from the coding sequence GTGAGCATGATCACCGAGCGCCCCGTCAGCAACCCTGCCGGGCAGTCGCCGGTGGGCACGGCGGCGGAGGCGCCGGCGAGCGGCCGGCGGGACGTACGCGCCGTCGTGGCGGCGTACGTGGCGCTGACCAAGCCGCGGATCGTCGAGCTGCTGCTGGTGACCACCGTGCCGGCGATGATGCTCGCGGACGGCGGCATGCCGTCGCTGTGGCTGGTCGCCGTCGTGCTCGTCGGGGGTTCGCTCGCGGCCGGCGCGGCGAGCGTCCTGAACTGCTACATCGACCGGGACATCGACCAGCTCATGCGGCGCACCAAGCGCCGCCCGCTGCCCGCACACACGGTCTCGCCGCGCAGCGCGCTGATCTTCGGCCTGGTGCTGGCGGCCGTCTCGGTGGCGCTGATGGCGGCGACCACCAACTGGCTGGCGACCGTGCTGACGCTGGCCGCGATCGCCTACTACGACCTGGTCTACACGCTGTGGCTGAAGCGGACCACAGCGGCGAACACGTTCTGGGGCGGCATCTGCGGGGCCGCGCCGGTGCTGATCGGCTGGGCCGCTGTCACCGGCTCGCTGGCACCGGCCGCCTGGGGCCTGTTCGCTGTGGTCTTCTTCTGGCAGATGCCGCACTTCTACGCGCTGGCCATCAAGTACAAGGACGACTACGCGCGCGCCGGCGTGCCGATGCTGCCGGTGGTGGCCTCGGTCCGGCGGGTCAACGCCGAGATCATCGGCTTCTCCTGGCTCACGGTGCTCTCCTCGCTGGCGGTCTGGCCGCTCGGGATGAGCCCGATCTACGGCGTGACGGCGCTCGTGGTGGGTGGGATCTTCCTGGTCGAGGCGCACAAGCTGTGCCGGCGGGCCACGCGTGGTGAGGCGGTCAAGCCGATGCGCCTGTTCCACTGGTCCACCACGTATCTGACGATCCTCTTCGCCGCCGTCGCGCTCGACGCCCTGCTCTGA
- a CDS encoding right-handed parallel beta-helix repeat-containing protein, translating into MPRKSLATTTPQRLTPVAGAPLWCDAHEHGLTGDGVTNDQPALAALVDRLGAGYDADGRARVIYCPPGLYSIRDAGTVWRSGVSLLGAGPAATRFLLSNEGNRSEPVPLAYWTTVQHGADRDRHIADCTFADFEIDGSGVAQTAYDYLAKGLGLQYVVRGVFRNLYIHHTGATGLGCDFLQDGLIDGVVAVGCGRLDNGDQMGGAGIGIGIGGWGDVERLTIANCTTLGNGTNGIFLELQKDYWTPPRGIRIIGCHSQANRFGISDWGADGLIVSGCTMTNNLEAGFDVSGNGTAGVAGRGGLLTGCVIDSNVGDGISMGNTPGPYTVQGNRISRNGGFGYHEHDLGHGYRGAAADVVIQDNDIRENALDGIRIDRPMLDTSIVGNRIRDNGCRSAPAHSGSGEAVRYGPREVTDGNADWPDGGHRGKVVRVGSRDAVVSDNSATRLSLAEVRPDGSTGWSAATPMPGTAYELPDGPPACGGITIAAPFDSATVRANRIWHRDADTQAYGIWVTEAGSCVSCAFEDNDLAGTAAALRLDTPPIGGRWARNHSDRD; encoded by the coding sequence GTGCCGCGCAAGAGCCTCGCCACCACCACGCCGCAACGGCTGACGCCGGTCGCCGGCGCGCCGCTGTGGTGCGACGCCCACGAGCACGGCCTCACCGGCGACGGGGTGACGAACGACCAGCCGGCCCTGGCGGCGCTGGTGGACCGGCTCGGCGCCGGGTACGACGCCGACGGCCGGGCCCGGGTGATCTACTGCCCGCCGGGCCTCTACTCGATCCGCGACGCCGGCACCGTCTGGCGCAGCGGCGTCTCGCTGCTCGGCGCCGGGCCGGCCGCGACCCGGTTCCTGCTCAGCAACGAGGGCAACCGCAGCGAACCGGTCCCGCTGGCGTACTGGACCACCGTGCAGCACGGCGCCGACCGGGACCGGCACATCGCCGACTGCACGTTCGCCGACTTCGAGATCGACGGCTCCGGGGTCGCCCAGACCGCCTACGACTACCTGGCCAAAGGGCTGGGCCTGCAGTACGTGGTGCGCGGCGTGTTCCGCAACCTCTACATCCACCACACCGGCGCGACCGGCCTGGGCTGCGACTTCCTCCAGGACGGCCTGATCGACGGGGTGGTCGCGGTGGGGTGCGGCCGGCTGGACAACGGCGACCAGATGGGCGGCGCCGGGATCGGCATCGGCATCGGCGGCTGGGGCGACGTGGAGCGCCTCACCATCGCCAACTGCACCACCCTCGGCAACGGCACCAACGGCATCTTCCTGGAGCTGCAGAAGGACTACTGGACCCCGCCGCGCGGCATCCGGATCATCGGCTGCCACAGCCAGGCCAACCGGTTCGGCATCTCCGACTGGGGCGCGGACGGGCTGATCGTCTCCGGCTGCACCATGACCAACAACCTGGAGGCCGGCTTCGACGTGTCGGGCAACGGCACCGCCGGGGTGGCCGGGCGGGGCGGCCTGCTCACCGGCTGCGTGATCGACTCGAACGTCGGCGACGGGATCAGCATGGGCAACACCCCCGGCCCGTACACGGTGCAGGGCAACCGGATCAGCCGCAACGGTGGTTTCGGCTACCACGAGCACGACCTGGGCCACGGCTACCGGGGCGCGGCGGCCGACGTGGTGATCCAGGACAACGACATCCGGGAGAACGCGCTGGACGGCATCCGGATCGACCGGCCGATGCTCGACACGTCGATCGTCGGGAACCGGATCCGGGACAACGGCTGCCGCTCCGCCCCGGCCCACAGCGGTTCCGGCGAGGCGGTGCGCTACGGCCCGCGCGAGGTCACCGACGGCAACGCGGACTGGCCGGACGGCGGGCACCGGGGCAAGGTGGTCCGGGTCGGCTCGCGGGACGCTGTGGTGTCCGACAACAGCGCCACCCGGCTCTCCCTGGCGGAGGTACGCCCGGACGGCTCCACCGGCTGGAGCGCGGCCACCCCGATGCCCGGCACGGCGTACGAGCTGCCGGACGGTCCGCCGGCCTGCGGCGGCATCACCATCGCCGCGCCGTTCGACTCGGCCACCGTGCGCGCCAACCGGATCTGGCACCGGGACGCCGACACCCAGGCGTACGGAATCTGGGTCACCGAGGCGGGCAGCTGCGTCTCCTGCGCGTTCGAGGACAACGACCTGGCCGGCACCGCGGCCGCGCTGCGGCTGGACACGCCGCCGATCGGCGGCCGCTGGGCACGCAACCACAGCGACCGCGACTGA
- a CDS encoding helix-turn-helix transcriptional regulator: protein MKNAAALSRASVTSAVTDGSRSRRDVRPVERESAPADLSTRDRVTQLLLERGATTAAQLGSALGLSPAAIRRHLDAMLADGDVVARDQAVRGSRGRGRPAKVFALTEAARGRCGTHHYDNMATAALRWIARTGGPEAVAAFATEQVSALETRCRAAMEDAGDAPLARAEALAGALTAEGYAANASTIASGGQLCQHHCPVAHVAAEFPQLCEAETEVISRLVGTHVQRLATIAHGDGVCTTHIPAQSGSTVTTVRTDK, encoded by the coding sequence GTGAAAAACGCGGCGGCGCTGTCCCGGGCGTCGGTGACCAGTGCGGTCACCGACGGTTCGCGGTCGCGTCGTGACGTCCGGCCCGTCGAGCGGGAGTCCGCTCCGGCCGACCTGTCGACCCGCGACCGGGTCACCCAGCTCCTGCTGGAGCGCGGCGCGACCACCGCCGCGCAGCTCGGCTCGGCGCTCGGCCTCAGCCCGGCCGCGATCCGCCGGCACCTCGACGCCATGCTCGCCGACGGCGACGTGGTCGCCCGCGACCAGGCCGTGCGCGGCAGCCGGGGGCGGGGCCGGCCGGCCAAGGTCTTCGCGCTCACCGAGGCGGCCCGGGGCCGCTGCGGCACCCACCACTACGACAACATGGCCACCGCCGCGCTGCGGTGGATCGCCCGCACCGGCGGCCCCGAGGCGGTCGCGGCGTTCGCGACCGAGCAGGTCTCCGCGCTGGAGACCCGCTGCCGGGCGGCCATGGAGGACGCGGGAGACGCGCCGCTCGCGCGGGCCGAGGCGCTCGCCGGGGCGCTCACCGCCGAGGGTTACGCTGCCAACGCGTCCACGATCGCCTCGGGCGGCCAGCTCTGCCAGCACCACTGCCCGGTGGCGCACGTGGCAGCCGAGTTCCCTCAGCTGTGCGAGGCCGAGACCGAGGTCATCTCCCGTCTGGTCGGCACCCACGTACAGCGCCTGGCCACCATCGCGCACGGCGACGGCGTGTGCACCACGCACATTCCCGCCCAGTCCGGTTCCACCGTCACCACTGTGAGGACAGATAAATGA